In one Brassica oleracea var. oleracea cultivar TO1000 chromosome C9, BOL, whole genome shotgun sequence genomic region, the following are encoded:
- the LOC106317898 gene encoding polyadenylation and cleavage factor homolog 4 isoform X2, producing MQSEKIINPSLLLGTTTGRKSMSVVKPPPPPSILDRFKALLNQREDEFGGEDPSSEEVVQLYEVVLGELTFNSKPIITDLTIIADEQREHGEGIANAICTRILEAPVEQKLPSLYLLDSIVKNIGRDYARYFSSRLPEVFCLAYRQAHPSLHPSMRHLFGTWSGVFPSPVLRKIEMQLKLTSATNSQSSLGASEPTQPTRGIHVNPKYLRRLEPSAAESNLRGISSSAKVYSQNSVGGYDDFEDQLDSPSSLAGPRSITAGTLTLASSAIGDGFPRRFSDGVNSSNQAYNYGMGRATGRDDEHMDWRRKENFGQGNDHERPRALIDAYGVDTSKHTSISRPIRNVNGIHSKMVTPWQNTEEEEFDWEDMSPTLERSRAGEFLRSSVPALGSVRPRPRLGNIHDFQLDSDIKNGMNSRFGRGPAMISRVGPSGADALPDGTWPHLGVRGSNSLPVPSAHVHHLANPGNAMLNHLNGKPLYRPENQVSHMTQQSQVLGNYLPSSSAMAPRAMQSLLPHGHGYPPLGSTIRPSLSVHGGEAMHPHSSGVSISQNPSLGASNQPPGGAFSGLIGSLMAQGLISLNNQPTGQGASVMEFDADMLKIRNESAITALYGDLPRQCTTCGLRFKSQEEHSKHMDWHVTKNRMSKNHKQKPSRKWFVSGSMWLSGAEALGAEAVPGFLPVEPTTEKKDDEEMAVPADEDQTSCALCGEAFEDFYSDETEEWMYKGAVYMNAPDGSTTDVDKSLLGPIVHAKCRPESNGGDMEEGSQRKRMRS from the exons ATGCAATCGGAGAAAATCATCAACCCAAGCCTTCTTCTCGGCACCACCACCGGCCGCAAATCGATGTCCGTCGTTAAACCGCCGCCGCCGCCTTCGATACTCGACCGGTTCAAGGCTCTGCTTAATCAGCGCGAGGATGAGTTCGGTGGCGAGGATCCGAGTTCGGAAGAGGTTGTTCAGCTCTACGAGGTTGTTCTGGGCGAGCTCACTTTCAATTCCAAGCCTATCATCACCGATCTCACTATCATCGCCGATGAGCAGCGGGAGCACGGCGAAGGAATCGCTAATGCTATCTGCACTCGAATCCTCGAG GCACCAGTTGAGCAAAAGCTGCCATCTTTGTATCTTTTAGACAGTATTGTCAAGAACATTGGGAGGGACTATGCTCGTTACTTCTCGTCTCGTTTACCAGAG GTCTTTTGTCTAGCGTACAGGCAAGCGCACCCGAGTTTACATCCTTCAATGCGCCACCTGTTTGGGACTTGGTCTGGTGTTTTCCCATCACCTGTATTACGCAAGATTGAGATGCAGTTGAAGCTTACTTCCGCAACGAACAGCCAATCTTCCTTAGGGGCTTCTGAGCCGACTCAACCAACAAGGGGCATACATGTTAACCCGAAATATCTTCGTAGGCTGGAACCCTCTGCCGCTGAGAGT AACTTGAGAGGAATAAGTTCCAGTGCAAAAGTGTATAGTCAAAACTCAGTCGGCGGGTATGATGATTTTGAAGATCAGTTAGATAGCCCATCTTCTCTGGCCGGACCCAGGTCTATTACAGCTGGAACTTTGACCCTCGCATCTTCTGCAATTGGAG ATGGGTTTCCTAGGAGGTTTAGTGATGGAGTTAATTCTTCTAATCAAGCCTATAACTATGGAATGGGTCGGGCTACTGGCAGAGATGATGAACACATGGACTGGCGAAGAAAGGAAAACTTTGGCCAAGGAAATGACCATGAAAGACCCAGAGCGTTGATAGATGCATATGGAGTTGACACCAGCAAACACACATCCATCAGTAGACCAATCCGCAACGTGAATGGTATCCACAGTAAGATGGTTACACCATGGCAGAACACCGAGGAAGAAGAGTTTGATTGGGAAGATATGAGCCCTACACTAGAGCGTAGTAGGGCTGGTGAATTTTTGCGATCATCTGTTCCAGCATTAGGAAGTGTAAGGCCAAGACCTAGACTAGGAAACATACATGATTTTCAGTTAGATTCTGACATTAAGAACGGTATGAACTCTCGTTTTGGTCGAGGACCTGCGATGATATCAAGAGTTGGGCCTTCTGGTGCTGATGCTCTTCCTGATGGGACATGGCCCCATTTGGGTGTTAGAGGATCCAACTCTCTCCCTGTGCCTTCTGCTCACGTGCATCATTTGGCAAATCCTGGTAATGCGATGTTAAATCACTTGAATGGTAAGCCTTTATATAGGCCAGAAAACCAGGTCTCCCACATGACCCAACAGAGTCAAGTGCTAGGAAATTACTTACCGTCTTCATCTGCAATGGCACCAAGGGCAATGCAATCGCTGTTACCCCACGGTCATGGTTACCCTCCACTAGGGTCAACCATTAGACCATCTTTATCAGTCCATGGTGGGGAAGCCATGCATCCTCATTCTTCAGGGGTTTCCATCTCTCAGAATCCTTCGTTGGGAGCCTCTAATCAACCACCGGGCGGTGCATTCTCTGGTCTGATTGGCTCTCTCATGGCTCAAGGTTTGATCTCGTTGAACAATCAGCCTACTGGCCAG GGGGCTTCGGTGATGGAGTTTGATGCGGACATGCTCAAGATACGTAACGAGTCTGCAATAACTGCTCTATATGGGGATCTTCCCAGGCAATGCACAACATGTGGTCTACGCTTCAAGAGCCAAGAAGAGCACAGTAAGCACATGGATTGGCATGTAACCAAGAACAGAATGTCCAAGAACCATAAGCAGAAGCCTTCTCGGAAATGGTTTGTAAGTGGTAGCATGTGGCTTAGTGGCGCAGAGGCACTTGGAGCTGAAGCAGTGCCGGGGTTCTTACCTGTCGAGCCAACAACAGAAAAGAAGGATGACGAAGAGATGGCAGTTCCTGCAGATGAAGACCAAACTTCATGCGCATTATGTGGTGAGGCGTTTGAAGACTTCTATAGTGATGAGACGGAGGAATGGATGTACAAAGGTGCTGTGTACATGAATGCTCCTGACGGATCAACAACAGATGTGGACAAGTCTTTGTTAGGTCCTATTGTACATGCTAAGTGCAGGCCAGAGTCTAATGGG GGTGATATGGAAGAGGGTAGTCAAAGAAAAAGGATGCGGAGTTAG
- the LOC106317898 gene encoding polyadenylation and cleavage factor homolog 4 isoform X1, with protein MQSEKIINPSLLLGTTTGRKSMSVVKPPPPPSILDRFKALLNQREDEFGGEDPSSEEVVQLYEVVLGELTFNSKPIITDLTIIADEQREHGEGIANAICTRILEAPVEQKLPSLYLLDSIVKNIGRDYARYFSSRLPEVFCLAYRQAHPSLHPSMRHLFGTWSGVFPSPVLRKIEMQLKLTSATNSQSSLGASEPTQPTRGIHVNPKYLRRLEPSAAESNLRGISSSAKVYSQNSVGGYDDFEDQLDSPSSLAGPRSITAGTLTLASSAIGADGFPRRFSDGVNSSNQAYNYGMGRATGRDDEHMDWRRKENFGQGNDHERPRALIDAYGVDTSKHTSISRPIRNVNGIHSKMVTPWQNTEEEEFDWEDMSPTLERSRAGEFLRSSVPALGSVRPRPRLGNIHDFQLDSDIKNGMNSRFGRGPAMISRVGPSGADALPDGTWPHLGVRGSNSLPVPSAHVHHLANPGNAMLNHLNGKPLYRPENQVSHMTQQSQVLGNYLPSSSAMAPRAMQSLLPHGHGYPPLGSTIRPSLSVHGGEAMHPHSSGVSISQNPSLGASNQPPGGAFSGLIGSLMAQGLISLNNQPTGQGASVMEFDADMLKIRNESAITALYGDLPRQCTTCGLRFKSQEEHSKHMDWHVTKNRMSKNHKQKPSRKWFVSGSMWLSGAEALGAEAVPGFLPVEPTTEKKDDEEMAVPADEDQTSCALCGEAFEDFYSDETEEWMYKGAVYMNAPDGSTTDVDKSLLGPIVHAKCRPESNGGDMEEGSQRKRMRS; from the exons ATGCAATCGGAGAAAATCATCAACCCAAGCCTTCTTCTCGGCACCACCACCGGCCGCAAATCGATGTCCGTCGTTAAACCGCCGCCGCCGCCTTCGATACTCGACCGGTTCAAGGCTCTGCTTAATCAGCGCGAGGATGAGTTCGGTGGCGAGGATCCGAGTTCGGAAGAGGTTGTTCAGCTCTACGAGGTTGTTCTGGGCGAGCTCACTTTCAATTCCAAGCCTATCATCACCGATCTCACTATCATCGCCGATGAGCAGCGGGAGCACGGCGAAGGAATCGCTAATGCTATCTGCACTCGAATCCTCGAG GCACCAGTTGAGCAAAAGCTGCCATCTTTGTATCTTTTAGACAGTATTGTCAAGAACATTGGGAGGGACTATGCTCGTTACTTCTCGTCTCGTTTACCAGAG GTCTTTTGTCTAGCGTACAGGCAAGCGCACCCGAGTTTACATCCTTCAATGCGCCACCTGTTTGGGACTTGGTCTGGTGTTTTCCCATCACCTGTATTACGCAAGATTGAGATGCAGTTGAAGCTTACTTCCGCAACGAACAGCCAATCTTCCTTAGGGGCTTCTGAGCCGACTCAACCAACAAGGGGCATACATGTTAACCCGAAATATCTTCGTAGGCTGGAACCCTCTGCCGCTGAGAGT AACTTGAGAGGAATAAGTTCCAGTGCAAAAGTGTATAGTCAAAACTCAGTCGGCGGGTATGATGATTTTGAAGATCAGTTAGATAGCCCATCTTCTCTGGCCGGACCCAGGTCTATTACAGCTGGAACTTTGACCCTCGCATCTTCTGCAATTGGAG CAGATGGGTTTCCTAGGAGGTTTAGTGATGGAGTTAATTCTTCTAATCAAGCCTATAACTATGGAATGGGTCGGGCTACTGGCAGAGATGATGAACACATGGACTGGCGAAGAAAGGAAAACTTTGGCCAAGGAAATGACCATGAAAGACCCAGAGCGTTGATAGATGCATATGGAGTTGACACCAGCAAACACACATCCATCAGTAGACCAATCCGCAACGTGAATGGTATCCACAGTAAGATGGTTACACCATGGCAGAACACCGAGGAAGAAGAGTTTGATTGGGAAGATATGAGCCCTACACTAGAGCGTAGTAGGGCTGGTGAATTTTTGCGATCATCTGTTCCAGCATTAGGAAGTGTAAGGCCAAGACCTAGACTAGGAAACATACATGATTTTCAGTTAGATTCTGACATTAAGAACGGTATGAACTCTCGTTTTGGTCGAGGACCTGCGATGATATCAAGAGTTGGGCCTTCTGGTGCTGATGCTCTTCCTGATGGGACATGGCCCCATTTGGGTGTTAGAGGATCCAACTCTCTCCCTGTGCCTTCTGCTCACGTGCATCATTTGGCAAATCCTGGTAATGCGATGTTAAATCACTTGAATGGTAAGCCTTTATATAGGCCAGAAAACCAGGTCTCCCACATGACCCAACAGAGTCAAGTGCTAGGAAATTACTTACCGTCTTCATCTGCAATGGCACCAAGGGCAATGCAATCGCTGTTACCCCACGGTCATGGTTACCCTCCACTAGGGTCAACCATTAGACCATCTTTATCAGTCCATGGTGGGGAAGCCATGCATCCTCATTCTTCAGGGGTTTCCATCTCTCAGAATCCTTCGTTGGGAGCCTCTAATCAACCACCGGGCGGTGCATTCTCTGGTCTGATTGGCTCTCTCATGGCTCAAGGTTTGATCTCGTTGAACAATCAGCCTACTGGCCAG GGGGCTTCGGTGATGGAGTTTGATGCGGACATGCTCAAGATACGTAACGAGTCTGCAATAACTGCTCTATATGGGGATCTTCCCAGGCAATGCACAACATGTGGTCTACGCTTCAAGAGCCAAGAAGAGCACAGTAAGCACATGGATTGGCATGTAACCAAGAACAGAATGTCCAAGAACCATAAGCAGAAGCCTTCTCGGAAATGGTTTGTAAGTGGTAGCATGTGGCTTAGTGGCGCAGAGGCACTTGGAGCTGAAGCAGTGCCGGGGTTCTTACCTGTCGAGCCAACAACAGAAAAGAAGGATGACGAAGAGATGGCAGTTCCTGCAGATGAAGACCAAACTTCATGCGCATTATGTGGTGAGGCGTTTGAAGACTTCTATAGTGATGAGACGGAGGAATGGATGTACAAAGGTGCTGTGTACATGAATGCTCCTGACGGATCAACAACAGATGTGGACAAGTCTTTGTTAGGTCCTATTGTACATGCTAAGTGCAGGCCAGAGTCTAATGGG GGTGATATGGAAGAGGGTAGTCAAAGAAAAAGGATGCGGAGTTAG